The genomic segment aagaaatacatttTGTACTGTGAATCTATTAATGAAGAAACTAGAATCTCTAACATGAATCAAGAAAATAATAGGAAGTAGATATCCCAAAAATTCAGGCATCCCCATATTGCATGCTTTAACTTACCAGAACCTTAATCCTATGATGtcataaaaataattgaaatgGTCGATACTGCTAGGTAAACCTAACAGGATCTACCCAGTTATTTTAAGACCCTGGGTGCAGGTCCGCCCTTAGGGCTTCCTGAATCAGTGCATATTTTTAGGTTCAACACAGCAGAATACCATCAAATAGTGgctattttaataaaatatgaataaCATAACCTAAAGATATTACTGATCAGGTTACATACTTGACGGTTCCGCTGAAACGCTTGTCCTTTTGGGGATCGTAGTTCTTAAGACCGATCTGGAGTTCCACGGTTTCCAAAAAGTTCCTTTTCTTCTCCTTGGCATTTTCCAAAACTCCATTCACACACTCGTATAGAGTATCACGAGATACTTTAGACCTAAAAAGCAgatacaaaaatatttgttttaaattgtagtttttaatatatttaataaattgcaGTAGTATAAACGTGGAAATAATAGGTGATTATTTTgatatattaaaatttaactTACGTCATTTTTATTTCTCAAAGCACAACTTTCGCGGCTTGTATACGTCGAGCAAATGaaagaggaaaaagaaaaagGACAGTTTAGTTTAATAATCACGAAAGAATCTGTCAATCTGTGTGTCAAAATCAATGTAGCCAAATGTTACATGAACAAGTTTAGCTCATTTTCCTGCCAAAAATCTGTATTGCCAACTTATTTTTCTAACTAAGATTGACCAATCAAATTAGTTGctcaatgaaaatatttatttatttttcactaatcggtttttaacatattttttgaataaaataatattGCATAATTTATATTCATTTCAATTATCAGTATATCTTTAAAATACCACAATTTTAAATCTAGATAGAATTTCATTAGTCAAGTCGAGAACCTAGTAGAAAGATATCTAGATTTTTCGAGAAGACATCTATCgcatactatttttattatatctgtCAACTTCAAGGAACAAACAAAACAAGGAACTGTTTTTGTGTCTATTAGCAAATATTAATGCAAGTTTAAAATTGTAAAGACAGTCAAGAAGTGAAAATTGACAAGTATTTTGAGGATCGTGTGAAATTTAAAGTATATTTGCATGAACTCCAATAGAATGACTGGTGAACCTAACCAACAAACTCCAGCTTCAGTGTTTGGATTTGATTCCTATCCTCCACTTTTTGCCGTAAATTGGAATCAAGCAAATCCATTTACAAATAACATGGCACATCCCGATGCCACCTTACAGCAACAGTATCAAATGCTACAAAGACCAGACTCAGCAATGCCATTTTCAACTTCAAATAATCCTCCACTGCCAAATCAAATACCAAACCAAATACCCTTTAGTAATATGCCTTTACCGGGACATATTTCCAATTCGGTACATCCTGAATATGCACATCATTTTGGTCAACAGCTGAGTGGTTTTTCATTTGGTTCTCCAAGACCTACACAAGAGCTGGTTCAGTTCCCTTTTCAAGGTGAGAACAGTAGGTTTGGTAACCGAGAATTAGGGTGCAAGAGGAAAACAGAGTCTCCTCCGTAAGTATTTCTAAATTATAAAGCAGACTTATAAGAATTTTTATATTTGTGCCAGTCTTAGCCATGGTTGAAGAATATCTATATATTTAATTTCACTATTTTCTGCATGTACTtttgatttaataaatttcattccTGGTTGTCACATTTATATGTTTAGTTTAACATATTTCTTCACTTATAAGTGAACATGAATGTAGAAAAATAAGTCAGTTAATCACAATCTCCTATGTGCCTTGAGTTAC from the Diabrotica undecimpunctata isolate CICGRU chromosome 1, icDiaUnde3, whole genome shotgun sequence genome contains:
- the LOC140444708 gene encoding uncharacterized protein isoform X2 encodes the protein MNSNRMTGEPNQQTPASVFGFDSYPPLFAVNWNQANPFTNNMAHPDATLQQQYQMLQRPDSAMPFSTSNNPPLPNQIPNQIPFSNMPLPGHISNSVHPEYAHHFGQQLSGFSFGSPRPTQELVQFPFQGENSRFGNRELGCKRKTESPPLQPAKQHITEEKMAEHMSKLHISSETASPRENDASRMQRLYMCEEMRKLKTDPILPQSLLSKMQNPCTALVLWKPPTRFIPVTGNNEIDENENNNRDTVPDHHNQESDDVEDEMSEVFLTSQ
- the LOC140444708 gene encoding uncharacterized protein isoform X1 — its product is MNSNRMTGEPNQQTPASVFGFDSYPPLFAVNWNQANPFTNNMAHPDATLQQQYQMLQRPDSAMPFSTSNNPPLPNQIPNQIPFSNMPLPGHISNSVHPEYAHHFGQQLSGFSFGSPRPTQELVQFPFQGENSRFGNRELGCKRKTESPPLQPAKQHITEEKMAEHMSKLHISSETASPRENDASRMQRLYMCEEMRKLKTDPILPQSLLSKMQNPCTALVLWKPPTRFIPVTGNNEIDENENNNRDTVPDHHNQESDDVEDEMSEVCMNNMDLDSC